One region of Termitidicoccus mucosus genomic DNA includes:
- a CDS encoding LacI family DNA-binding transcriptional regulator — translation MSTLPPRCTIKDIAAKAGVAVSTVSYALRNHPSIPRATCMRIQEIATRMGYHPDPQISALMAHIGRGRPVSSSSGLVALVWVHGTRETTRREHFFRQVLAGASERAALRGYRVEEFWPAEDGLSGRRLSGIFSARGIRSVLLAPGIAGVNVDYALDWKELACVVLGYARWPVELDRVAHDHFHGFCECLRRMALAGARRPAAVISREVNLRADHALEAAFITHHPDERRAREFVHAVDAPRAPGFASWCRRMKPDGLLLLNRPMWERIDSPEARRLLKAGRVWNAEWQPDDPLRLPGVLQRYDLAARAAVEMAIGLEQSRGYGVPGHPQWLQLRGDWREHGPAEGHAARDED, via the coding sequence ATGAGCACCCTGCCTCCGCGTTGCACGATCAAGGACATCGCCGCCAAGGCGGGCGTGGCCGTGTCCACCGTGTCGTATGCGCTGCGCAACCATCCGAGCATCCCGCGCGCGACCTGCATGCGCATCCAGGAAATTGCCACCAGGATGGGTTACCATCCCGACCCGCAAATTTCCGCGCTGATGGCGCATATCGGGCGGGGAAGGCCGGTTTCATCGTCGTCGGGGCTGGTGGCGCTGGTGTGGGTGCACGGCACGCGGGAGACGACGCGCCGGGAGCATTTTTTCCGGCAGGTGCTGGCGGGGGCGAGCGAGCGGGCCGCGCTGCGCGGCTACCGCGTGGAGGAGTTCTGGCCGGCCGAGGACGGGTTGAGCGGGCGGCGGCTCTCGGGCATTTTTTCCGCGCGGGGCATTCGCAGCGTGCTGCTCGCGCCGGGCATCGCCGGGGTGAACGTCGATTATGCGCTGGACTGGAAGGAGCTGGCCTGCGTGGTGCTCGGCTACGCGCGCTGGCCGGTGGAGCTGGACCGCGTGGCGCACGACCATTTCCACGGCTTTTGCGAATGCCTGCGGCGGATGGCGCTGGCGGGCGCGCGGCGGCCGGCCGCCGTGATTTCGCGAGAGGTCAACCTGCGGGCCGATCATGCGCTGGAGGCGGCTTTCATCACGCACCATCCGGATGAGCGGCGCGCCCGGGAGTTTGTGCATGCGGTGGACGCGCCGCGCGCGCCGGGGTTTGCCTCGTGGTGCCGCCGGATGAAGCCCGACGGCCTGCTGCTGCTGAACCGGCCGATGTGGGAGCGGATTGACTCGCCCGAGGCGCGGCGGCTGCTGAAGGCGGGCAGGGTGTGGAACGCCGAGTGGCAGCCGGACGACCCGCTGCGCCTGCCGGGGGTGCTGCAGCGCTACGACCTGGCCGCGCGCGCGGCGGTGGAGATGGCCATCGGCCTCGAGCAAAGCCGCGGCTACGGCGTGCCGGGGCATCCGCAATGGCTGCAACTGCGCGGCGACTGGCGCGAGCACGGACCGGCGGAAGGGCACGCGGCGCGCGATGAGGACTGA
- a CDS encoding MFS transporter, whose translation MTPFRVPTRSWILLALLFAVGLLNYLDRQTLSILKGTLREALGMTDTNYSWLIGAFMAPYIVFYVVSGRLVDRFGTRLSLGVFVGVWSLANMACGAAGGIGALAAGRMLLGAAEPGAFPAIQRVMMTWFPVERRAFAWSLLSPCTTLGAIIAPPLIAWLTGHWNWRGAFIIPGAIGLFVAAAWWMADKNPPVFPSEAARPEPEKPAPMREILRDRRVWLLLAVRAITDPVWYFLLFWLPGYLQERMGLTLQELGWVAWIPSFAASAAVMATGRATDFFVGRGRRPVRVRVTMFVIAACFAPVGVLTTFAPSLFWVLAVFSVMSIVCQIWFFGQSLLVADVFPKTSAATMAGLLGAVGATGGLILNVLAGPVIERFGYLVVFSTLAVLHPLAAALLFRNTRRLEGAPAPAADGKEITA comes from the coding sequence ATGACCCCTTTTCGCGTTCCCACCCGCAGCTGGATTCTTCTCGCCCTGTTGTTCGCAGTCGGGCTGCTCAACTATCTTGACCGGCAGACGCTGTCGATTCTCAAGGGCACGCTGCGCGAGGCGCTCGGCATGACCGACACAAATTATTCGTGGCTCATCGGCGCGTTCATGGCGCCCTACATCGTTTTTTATGTGGTGAGCGGGCGGCTGGTGGACCGCTTCGGCACGCGCCTCAGCCTGGGTGTGTTTGTGGGCGTGTGGTCGCTGGCGAACATGGCTTGCGGGGCCGCGGGCGGCATCGGCGCGCTCGCGGCGGGGCGCATGCTGCTGGGCGCGGCGGAGCCGGGCGCGTTTCCCGCCATCCAGCGGGTGATGATGACGTGGTTTCCGGTGGAGCGGCGCGCGTTTGCCTGGAGCCTGCTGAGCCCGTGCACGACGCTGGGGGCGATCATCGCGCCGCCGTTGATCGCGTGGCTGACGGGGCACTGGAACTGGCGCGGCGCGTTTATCATTCCGGGGGCGATCGGGCTCTTCGTGGCGGCGGCATGGTGGATGGCGGATAAAAACCCGCCGGTGTTTCCATCGGAGGCCGCAAGGCCGGAGCCGGAAAAACCCGCGCCGATGCGCGAGATTTTGCGCGACCGGCGCGTGTGGCTGCTGCTCGCGGTGCGCGCCATCACCGACCCGGTGTGGTATTTTCTTTTGTTCTGGCTGCCCGGCTACCTGCAGGAACGCATGGGACTGACGTTGCAGGAGCTGGGCTGGGTGGCGTGGATTCCGTCATTCGCGGCCTCGGCGGCGGTGATGGCCACGGGGCGCGCGACGGACTTTTTTGTCGGGCGCGGACGGCGGCCGGTGCGGGTGCGGGTGACGATGTTCGTCATCGCGGCGTGCTTCGCGCCGGTCGGCGTGCTGACGACATTCGCGCCGTCGTTGTTCTGGGTGCTGGCGGTGTTTTCCGTCATGTCGATCGTGTGCCAGATCTGGTTTTTCGGCCAAAGCCTGCTGGTGGCCGACGTGTTTCCCAAAACCTCGGCGGCGACCATGGCGGGATTGCTCGGCGCGGTGGGCGCGACGGGCGGGCTGATTTTGAACGTGCTGGCCGGCCCGGTGATCGAGCGCTTCGGCTACCTGGTGGTGTTTTCAACGCTGGCGGTGCTGCATCCGTTGGCGGCGGCGCTGTTGTTCCGGAATACAAGGCGGCTGGAGGGCGCGCCGGCCCCGGCGGCCGATGGAAAGGAAATCACTGCATGA
- a CDS encoding right-handed parallel beta-helix repeat-containing protein, protein MKTKRVGSWMGAALLGCAAAFGAAPREFFVAPPPAGDDANAGTAAAPFASLERARLAVRARLDEDRRPGAGEADDITVFFRGGRYEFARPVIFRAEDSPQGKNRVAYRAWRDERPVFSGGARVTGWSEEAGGVWRADVGADADFRQLWVNGMRAVRARAPNAGQFITLPNEREEGGDGLDLPRCVPDGLAPRPDETELSVQIAWMHKRLRISRVYSKNGYTRAVINPAEWDAVCAQPQGDRNYKGRRAWLENARAFLDEPGEFFLDRAAGVVFYLPRPGEDMRAAEVIRPVAESLVRLDGPVAAPPRGLVFSGLTFCETGWTRPNRAGFVDVQANSLVPEDIGAARDDQYRHGQKKDRVPGAFHAEAAEDVTVEHCRFERIGGTAVLFVTGQRVTVANNRIADIAGGGIELGNDAFAPKDARMVPADCVIRGNRVSRVGRDYLGAVGILGYYTARSLVAHNEVTDCPYTAISWGWGWGKQADPDDRGGNRIVGNRVRGFLQALDDGGGVYVVGRQPGSEIAGNDIADMLPPDPATAIGGAIYPDQASEGFRIQNNVTRRVAKWLYIWTESITGNRVTNNFSDTIALRNDGKGNVVEYPAMVDGGGDAKLPEAARKIVEAAGPEAAP, encoded by the coding sequence ATGAAAACGAAACGCGTGGGAAGCTGGATGGGCGCGGCCCTGCTGGGTTGCGCCGCGGCCTTCGGCGCGGCGCCGCGCGAGTTTTTTGTCGCGCCGCCGCCCGCGGGAGACGACGCGAACGCGGGCACCGCGGCGGCCCCGTTTGCCTCGCTCGAACGCGCGCGGCTCGCGGTGCGCGCCCGCCTGGACGAGGATCGCCGCCCCGGCGCGGGGGAGGCGGACGACATCACGGTGTTTTTTCGCGGCGGCCGGTATGAGTTTGCAAGGCCGGTGATATTCCGGGCGGAAGACTCGCCGCAGGGGAAAAACCGCGTGGCCTACCGGGCGTGGCGCGATGAGAGGCCGGTGTTCAGCGGCGGCGCGCGCGTGACCGGCTGGAGCGAGGAGGCCGGCGGCGTGTGGCGCGCGGACGTGGGCGCGGACGCGGATTTCCGCCAGCTTTGGGTGAACGGGATGCGCGCGGTGCGCGCGCGCGCGCCGAATGCCGGGCAATTCATCACGCTGCCGAACGAGCGCGAGGAAGGCGGCGACGGGCTGGATCTGCCGCGGTGCGTGCCGGACGGCCTGGCGCCCAGGCCGGACGAGACCGAGCTTTCCGTGCAGATCGCCTGGATGCACAAGCGCCTGCGCATCTCGCGTGTGTATTCGAAAAACGGATATACGCGCGCGGTCATCAATCCCGCCGAATGGGACGCCGTCTGCGCGCAGCCGCAGGGCGACCGCAACTACAAGGGGCGGCGCGCGTGGCTGGAGAATGCGAGGGCGTTTCTGGACGAGCCGGGCGAGTTTTTCCTGGACCGCGCGGCGGGGGTCGTCTTCTACTTGCCGCGCCCGGGCGAGGACATGCGCGCCGCGGAAGTCATCCGGCCCGTGGCGGAATCGCTGGTGCGCCTCGACGGCCCGGTGGCGGCCCCGCCGCGCGGGCTGGTGTTTTCCGGCCTGACGTTTTGCGAGACCGGCTGGACGCGCCCGAACCGCGCCGGTTTTGTCGATGTGCAGGCCAACTCGCTCGTGCCGGAGGACATCGGGGCGGCGAGGGACGACCAATACCGCCACGGCCAGAAAAAAGACCGGGTGCCCGGCGCCTTTCACGCCGAGGCGGCGGAAGACGTGACGGTGGAGCATTGCCGCTTCGAGCGCATCGGCGGAACGGCGGTGCTGTTTGTCACCGGACAGCGCGTGACCGTCGCGAACAACCGCATCGCCGACATCGCCGGGGGCGGCATCGAACTGGGCAATGACGCGTTTGCGCCGAAGGATGCGCGGATGGTCCCGGCGGACTGCGTGATCCGCGGCAACCGCGTGTCGCGCGTCGGGCGGGATTATCTCGGCGCGGTGGGCATCCTGGGCTACTACACGGCCCGCTCGCTGGTGGCGCACAACGAGGTGACGGACTGCCCCTACACGGCGATCAGCTGGGGTTGGGGCTGGGGCAAACAAGCCGACCCGGACGACCGCGGCGGGAACCGCATCGTCGGCAACCGCGTGCGCGGGTTTCTCCAGGCGCTCGACGACGGCGGCGGCGTGTATGTCGTGGGCCGCCAGCCGGGCTCGGAAATCGCGGGCAATGACATCGCGGACATGCTTCCGCCCGACCCGGCGACGGCCATCGGCGGAGCGATCTACCCCGACCAGGCGAGCGAGGGATTTCGTATCCAAAACAATGTGACACGCCGGGTGGCGAAGTGGCTCTACATCTGGACGGAGTCGATCACGGGCAACCGCGTCACGAATAATTTTTCCGACACGATTGCCCTGCGGAATGACGGGAAGGGCAACGTGGTCGAGTATCCGGCGATGGTGGACGGGGGCGGGGACGCGAAGCTGCCCGAGGCGGCCCGGAAAATCGTGGAGGCCGCCGGGCCGGAAGCCGCGCCCTGA
- a CDS encoding alpha-galactosidase: MPLRLQARHQLADIVVRYHAPHDAPGAWGLSLVPAAIENQAVAPRENLGTPPVLALPGAFLPIRAWEVAPLVALHRRGDPLPPAFSNGRTLLASPTAQTLAVRDHAALRENGVTTLRTALASPGGLVCIHDIVHHDGDRALVIRITLRNDGAAPLTLDFAASFCLGGITPFAADDAPGRLHLHRFRSAWSAEARHERRSIEELHLERTWSGHGIQVERISQAGSMPVNGWHPFAAVEDAAAGVFWAAQLAAAGSWQLELFRRADQLALAGGLADRHAGEWGKTLRPGETLALPDAFVTAVAGTLDDACARLTALQRHPLAAQPPGERELPVIFNEWCSSWGAPTHDSLTALAGTLAARAGGAVKYLVIDDGWAERPSRGFQQNGDWLVNRAAFPAGLRATADAIRARGLVPGLWFEFEAVNPGSRAWDETSHQLHRDGAPLQVGNRRFWDFRDPWVHDFLAGRVTALLRDSRIGYLKIDHNDTLGPGVDGPESPGENLRRHLAGVQQFLVRLRDGLPDLVIETCASGGHRLEPSWLALSALGSATDAHETPDIPVIAASLHRLILPAQSQIWAVLRASDSPQRLAYSLAATFLGRMCLSGDIGALDETQWGLVRDGLAAYREAVPLIRDGQWRTRRETGPSWQHPRGWQLAAARDEAAQTVLVVWHRFAGGQNEVTHALPAPGAWRLAREFSERPAVALDGGALTLADTREWTGGVALLRRETR; the protein is encoded by the coding sequence ATGCCCCTTCGTCTCCAGGCCCGCCACCAGCTCGCCGACATCGTCGTCCGCTACCACGCGCCGCACGACGCCCCCGGCGCGTGGGGGCTTTCGCTCGTCCCCGCCGCAATCGAAAACCAGGCCGTCGCGCCCCGCGAAAATCTCGGCACGCCCCCGGTGCTCGCGCTTCCCGGCGCGTTTCTGCCCATCCGCGCGTGGGAAGTCGCGCCGCTCGTCGCGCTGCACCGCCGGGGCGATCCGCTTCCGCCCGCCTTTTCAAACGGACGCACCCTGCTCGCCTCCCCGACCGCGCAAACCCTCGCCGTTCGCGACCACGCCGCGCTTCGCGAAAACGGCGTCACCACGCTGCGCACCGCCCTCGCGTCGCCCGGCGGGCTCGTCTGCATCCACGACATCGTCCACCACGACGGCGACCGCGCGCTCGTCATCCGCATCACGCTCCGCAACGACGGCGCCGCCCCGCTCACGCTCGATTTCGCCGCCTCGTTCTGCCTCGGCGGCATCACGCCTTTCGCCGCCGATGACGCGCCCGGCCGCCTCCACCTTCACCGTTTTCGCTCCGCGTGGAGCGCCGAGGCCCGCCACGAGAGGCGTTCCATCGAGGAACTCCATCTCGAACGCACCTGGTCCGGCCACGGCATCCAGGTCGAGCGCATCTCGCAGGCCGGCTCCATGCCCGTCAACGGCTGGCATCCCTTCGCCGCCGTCGAGGACGCCGCCGCCGGAGTCTTCTGGGCCGCGCAACTCGCCGCCGCCGGTTCCTGGCAGCTCGAACTCTTCCGGCGCGCCGACCAGCTCGCCCTTGCCGGCGGCCTCGCCGACCGCCATGCCGGAGAGTGGGGCAAAACCCTCCGCCCCGGGGAAACGCTCGCGCTGCCCGACGCGTTTGTCACCGCCGTCGCCGGCACGCTCGACGACGCGTGCGCCCGCCTCACCGCGCTCCAGCGCCACCCGCTCGCCGCCCAGCCGCCGGGCGAGCGGGAGCTGCCGGTCATCTTCAACGAATGGTGCTCAAGCTGGGGCGCGCCCACCCACGACAGCCTCACCGCCCTTGCCGGCACGCTCGCCGCCCGCGCCGGGGGCGCAGTCAAATACCTCGTCATCGACGATGGCTGGGCCGAGCGCCCCTCGCGCGGTTTCCAGCAAAATGGCGACTGGCTCGTCAACCGCGCCGCGTTTCCCGCCGGCCTGCGCGCCACCGCCGACGCCATCCGCGCGCGCGGCCTCGTTCCCGGCCTCTGGTTTGAATTCGAGGCCGTCAATCCCGGCTCGCGCGCGTGGGACGAGACCTCGCACCAGCTCCACCGCGACGGCGCGCCGCTTCAGGTCGGCAACCGCCGCTTCTGGGATTTCCGCGACCCTTGGGTGCATGATTTTCTCGCCGGCCGCGTCACCGCCCTGCTCCGCGACAGCCGCATCGGTTACCTAAAAATCGACCACAACGACACGCTCGGCCCCGGCGTGGATGGCCCCGAATCCCCCGGCGAAAACCTCCGCCGGCACCTCGCCGGCGTGCAACAGTTCCTCGTCCGCCTGCGCGACGGGCTCCCGGACCTCGTCATCGAAACCTGCGCCTCCGGCGGGCACCGCCTCGAACCCTCGTGGCTCGCGCTGTCCGCGCTCGGCTCGGCCACCGACGCGCACGAGACGCCGGACATCCCTGTCATCGCCGCCAGCCTGCACCGCCTCATCCTGCCCGCGCAGTCGCAAATCTGGGCCGTGCTCCGCGCCTCCGATTCCCCGCAGCGCCTCGCCTACTCGCTCGCCGCGACCTTCCTCGGCCGCATGTGCCTTTCTGGAGACATCGGCGCGCTCGATGAAACCCAATGGGGCCTCGTCCGCGACGGCCTCGCCGCCTACCGCGAGGCCGTCCCGCTCATCCGCGACGGGCAGTGGCGCACGCGCCGCGAAACCGGCCCCTCGTGGCAGCATCCGCGCGGCTGGCAGCTTGCCGCCGCCCGCGACGAGGCCGCGCAAACCGTGCTTGTCGTGTGGCACCGTTTCGCCGGCGGGCAAAATGAAGTCACGCACGCGCTTCCCGCGCCCGGCGCGTGGCGGCTGGCGCGGGAGTTTTCCGAGCGCCCGGCGGTTGCCCTCGACGGCGGTGCGCTCACGCTGGCCGACACCCGCGAATGGACCGGCGGCGTGGCGTTGCTCAGGAGGGAAACGCGATAA
- a CDS encoding TonB-dependent siderophore receptor, whose protein sequence is MKTHHLRQSLLCALALAMPAASAALRAQQAPSSPASGPDDPAASDDIVRLSVFEVTSAKDSPYVADKSVATTGFAADLAKIPLSINVVTEQFLLDTGGVGFNGIIEYQAGVSADLGTLDNGSRTIANTTVNAEAPLMRMRGQEINVNQRNGLPLVAGFSTENANRVEIARGPMSVFIGGSTTGGVLNLVTHKPLFKWQHTVTASIDSNDSFTAKIDSTGPLVPRKLAYRLIAQYSDDNTWRDYSDGTLKFVNPQLLWRPFSKLSVRGEYVFRERKGNAVGYAQMATRQYQNDFDNPSQALLDTGINRPLGRAYTVEEYRARIGRDWTAWRTDNVDAYGKWVSLGDGEWFTPGSWKSGTKANHFGPHSPYTANYDIFETEANLMATDWLEVRFVGRWANTKADSFMFASPLRQNPDGSVSLAAFNNSNRREEEALNGKIETVFTKELLGINHHLLLGGEKNRNEAWNVAGGWISAATGFAGLSVAGSPNVFNSPATLTGANILNYFDPAVHDYPDFTLLQRYKTDVTPAGTYSQDYTRRYTDAVYFGYSGSFWKDRITLFTGYRNNTSKSTSWQLDRDRDVVRLSTTNPKTSTQSWTFGIVIEPFPGLNIYASKNVGNDGTAGQYLINNYAGGTNPVTQEEREANRAPEIEGHGEEVGVKMEFFNRKLIGRLGYFSVFKKNTVVIDGTKTENDPRNQGTWVDPLRPPGSENVTPNVQWNTTLDGNKAEGFELGLTWQPVRNYSLSLEASHLIKNEITLAKPIFNTTTDAYLKTTAYGEWFIRNGRPLPNTPDDTLKIWQKYQFTDGAMKSLWFGLGIKAQSNFMPNSTTASWGTVVPGYTVLDAAAGYTIRPFNKPVSLQLNVYNLTDKLYSSGGRSYSPPLTVMFQAALSL, encoded by the coding sequence ATGAAAACACACCACCTCCGCCAATCCCTGCTTTGCGCGCTCGCCCTCGCGATGCCCGCCGCCAGCGCCGCGCTCCGCGCCCAGCAAGCGCCCTCAAGCCCGGCCTCCGGTCCCGACGACCCGGCGGCGTCGGACGACATTGTCCGCCTCTCCGTCTTCGAGGTCACCAGCGCGAAGGACTCGCCCTACGTCGCCGACAAGTCCGTCGCCACGACCGGATTCGCCGCCGACCTCGCGAAAATTCCCCTTTCCATCAACGTCGTCACGGAGCAATTCCTGCTCGACACGGGCGGCGTCGGCTTCAACGGCATCATCGAATACCAGGCGGGCGTCTCCGCGGATCTCGGCACGCTCGACAACGGCTCGCGCACCATCGCCAACACCACGGTCAACGCCGAGGCGCCGCTCATGCGCATGCGCGGCCAGGAAATCAATGTCAACCAGCGCAACGGCCTGCCCCTCGTCGCCGGCTTCAGCACGGAAAACGCCAACCGTGTCGAGATCGCGCGCGGCCCCATGTCCGTCTTTATCGGCGGCTCCACCACCGGGGGCGTGCTCAACCTCGTCACCCACAAGCCCCTCTTCAAGTGGCAGCACACCGTCACCGCCAGCATTGACTCCAACGACAGCTTCACCGCCAAAATCGACTCCACCGGCCCGCTGGTCCCCCGCAAACTCGCCTACCGCCTCATCGCCCAATACAGCGACGACAACACTTGGCGCGACTACTCGGACGGCACCCTCAAGTTCGTCAACCCCCAGCTCCTCTGGCGTCCGTTCTCCAAGCTGAGCGTGCGCGGCGAATACGTTTTCCGCGAACGCAAAGGCAACGCCGTCGGCTACGCCCAGATGGCCACCCGGCAATACCAGAACGATTTCGACAACCCCTCCCAGGCACTCCTCGACACGGGCATAAATCGTCCGCTCGGCCGCGCCTACACGGTTGAAGAATACCGCGCCCGCATCGGTCGCGACTGGACCGCGTGGCGCACTGACAACGTCGACGCGTATGGCAAATGGGTCTCCCTCGGCGACGGAGAATGGTTCACGCCCGGCAGTTGGAAAAGCGGCACCAAGGCCAATCATTTCGGCCCCCACTCCCCCTACACCGCAAACTACGACATCTTCGAGACGGAGGCCAATCTCATGGCCACCGACTGGCTCGAAGTGCGCTTCGTCGGACGCTGGGCCAACACCAAGGCCGACTCGTTCATGTTCGCCAGCCCGCTGCGCCAGAATCCGGACGGCAGCGTGTCCCTCGCCGCCTTCAACAACTCCAACCGCCGCGAGGAGGAAGCCCTCAACGGAAAAATCGAAACCGTGTTCACCAAGGAACTTCTCGGCATCAACCACCACCTGCTCCTCGGCGGCGAGAAAAACCGCAACGAGGCCTGGAACGTCGCCGGCGGCTGGATCAGCGCCGCCACCGGTTTCGCCGGCCTCTCGGTCGCCGGCTCGCCCAACGTGTTCAACAGCCCCGCCACGCTCACCGGCGCGAACATCCTCAACTATTTCGACCCGGCCGTGCACGACTATCCCGACTTCACCCTCCTCCAACGCTACAAGACCGACGTCACCCCCGCGGGCACCTACAGCCAGGACTACACGCGGCGCTACACCGACGCGGTTTATTTCGGCTACAGCGGCAGCTTCTGGAAAGACCGCATCACGCTCTTCACCGGCTACCGCAACAACACCAGCAAAAGCACCTCCTGGCAGCTCGACCGCGACCGCGACGTGGTCAGGCTCTCCACGACCAATCCCAAGACCTCCACGCAATCCTGGACCTTTGGCATCGTCATCGAGCCCTTTCCCGGGCTGAACATCTACGCCAGCAAAAACGTCGGCAACGACGGCACGGCCGGCCAATACCTCATCAACAACTACGCCGGCGGCACCAACCCCGTGACCCAGGAAGAGCGCGAGGCCAACCGCGCGCCCGAGATCGAGGGCCACGGCGAGGAAGTCGGCGTCAAGATGGAATTTTTCAACCGCAAGCTCATCGGCCGCCTCGGCTACTTCTCCGTGTTCAAGAAAAACACGGTCGTCATCGACGGCACCAAGACGGAAAACGACCCGCGCAATCAAGGCACGTGGGTGGACCCCCTGCGTCCTCCCGGCTCGGAAAACGTCACACCCAACGTGCAATGGAACACCACGCTCGACGGCAACAAAGCCGAGGGCTTCGAACTCGGCCTCACCTGGCAGCCCGTCCGCAATTACTCGCTCTCCCTCGAAGCCAGCCACCTGATCAAAAACGAAATCACCCTCGCCAAGCCGATCTTCAACACGACCACCGACGCTTACTTGAAGACCACCGCCTATGGCGAATGGTTCATCCGCAACGGCCGCCCGCTGCCCAACACGCCCGACGACACGCTGAAAATCTGGCAGAAATACCAGTTCACCGACGGCGCGATGAAATCGCTCTGGTTCGGCCTCGGCATCAAGGCGCAAAGCAACTTCATGCCCAACTCCACCACCGCCTCGTGGGGCACCGTGGTGCCCGGCTACACCGTCCTCGATGCCGCCGCCGGCTACACCATCAGGCCCTTCAACAAGCCCGTCTCCCTCCAGCTCAACGTTTATAACCTCACCGACAAACTCTACTCCTCGGGCGGGCGCTCCTATTCGCCGCCGCTTACGGTCATGTTCCAAGCGGCGCTCTCGCTCTGA
- a CDS encoding tetratricopeptide repeat protein: protein MFAKNKPFHRLRPHPCARLLLLAVLPWLALALGAAPKKKKSAQSQPAAASSSADDSAPKLISTTGGDDRRWPGLDALKKAADAGDPEACFELGQMYLVGADQVEKNITRGLLHLETAAGRGHAGAAFRLGKIYADGELTPQNPEASLKYYRLAAAGVSEAQHNLGAAYATGRGVKRDYAEGLAWLILAARTNPEAVASEQRLREFLAKGKRPDLIAAGEKRAAELTKQLAEEAEKKRQPAAVPAAKPATTVPAVITPPKLEITPAAPPPISIPPP from the coding sequence ATGTTTGCAAAAAACAAACCGTTCCACCGCCTCCGGCCGCATCCGTGCGCCCGCCTGCTTCTGCTCGCCGTCCTTCCCTGGCTCGCGCTCGCCCTCGGCGCCGCGCCGAAAAAGAAGAAGTCCGCGCAAAGCCAGCCCGCCGCCGCCAGTTCCTCGGCTGACGACTCCGCGCCGAAACTCATTTCCACGACCGGCGGCGACGACCGGCGCTGGCCCGGCCTCGACGCCCTCAAGAAAGCCGCCGATGCCGGCGACCCCGAGGCCTGCTTCGAGCTCGGCCAGATGTATCTCGTCGGCGCGGACCAGGTGGAAAAAAACATCACCCGCGGCCTCCTCCATCTCGAAACCGCCGCCGGTCGCGGCCACGCCGGCGCCGCCTTCCGCCTCGGCAAAATCTACGCCGACGGCGAGCTCACGCCGCAAAATCCCGAGGCCTCGCTCAAATACTACCGCCTCGCCGCCGCCGGCGTGAGCGAGGCGCAGCACAACCTCGGAGCCGCCTACGCCACCGGACGCGGCGTGAAGCGCGATTACGCCGAGGGCCTCGCCTGGCTCATCCTCGCGGCCAGAACAAATCCCGAGGCTGTCGCCAGCGAGCAGCGGCTCCGCGAGTTTCTGGCCAAAGGCAAGCGCCCCGACCTCATCGCCGCCGGGGAAAAGCGCGCCGCGGAACTCACGAAACAACTCGCCGAGGAGGCCGAAAAGAAAAGGCAGCCCGCCGCCGTCCCCGCGGCCAAACCCGCGACGACCGTCCCGGCTGTCATCACTCCGCCCAAGCTCGAAATCACTCCCGCCGCTCCGCCGCCGATCAGCATCCCGCCGCCGTAG
- a CDS encoding N-6 DNA methylase: protein MKTSQTPCFRPLLEQLIRRHDAHTVFTSFASLAACALAHGTREAEYLEEVKRWNRDELEIFSHALAALVMEMEAQPFTDLLGGHYMDLALSHKGQQWNGEFHTPQNICEMIAQMLAGDSSLPPEGPVTLCEPACGAGAMILAFAKALSPENRCRLRVTAIDISKTACDMCFINTTLWGIPTEVVHGNTLSMKFFASWRNIHWVFRGRLHLFAGLAAGQNQTDAPQTENGNGNETVLPLATALIASAAGQQGQPPTPEKTEQIKAALGQQMFDFA from the coding sequence ATGAAAACGAGTCAAACCCCCTGTTTCAGGCCGTTGCTCGAACAACTCATCCGCCGCCACGACGCGCACACGGTGTTCACATCATTCGCATCGTTGGCCGCTTGCGCGCTCGCGCACGGCACCCGCGAGGCCGAATACCTCGAAGAGGTCAAACGCTGGAACAGGGACGAACTGGAAATTTTCAGCCACGCCCTTGCCGCACTGGTCATGGAAATGGAAGCCCAACCTTTCACCGACCTGCTCGGAGGCCACTACATGGACTTGGCCCTCTCCCATAAGGGACAACAATGGAATGGAGAGTTTCATACCCCGCAGAACATCTGCGAAATGATCGCCCAAATGCTTGCCGGTGACTCATCGCTGCCGCCAGAAGGCCCCGTCACGCTCTGCGAACCGGCTTGTGGTGCGGGAGCGATGATTCTGGCCTTTGCCAAGGCGCTCTCACCGGAGAACCGCTGCCGTTTGCGAGTCACCGCCATCGACATCAGCAAGACCGCCTGTGACATGTGCTTCATCAACACCACCCTCTGGGGCATCCCTACGGAGGTTGTCCACGGCAACACCCTCTCGATGAAGTTCTTCGCCTCATGGCGGAACATCCACTGGGTTTTCCGGGGACGTTTGCATCTCTTCGCCGGACTCGCCGCCGGACAAAACCAGACAGACGCGCCGCAAACCGAAAACGGGAACGGAAATGAAACGGTGCTGCCGCTTGCAACCGCTCTCATCGCATCCGCCGCCGGACAACAGGGACAACCGCCCACACCGGAGAAAACCGAGCAAATCAAGGCTGCCTTGGGACAACAGATGTTCGACTTCGCATAA